The following are from one region of the Biomphalaria glabrata chromosome 12, xgBioGlab47.1, whole genome shotgun sequence genome:
- the LOC129922177 gene encoding uncharacterized protein LOC129922177 has product MATANPPGTGVLFDISEKLQKSQPGPKCDYGRLQPVEHDCSYCGRSAFGMKFCTNCLVAKYCDTECQVGHWPEHKHHCHKETNINQLYKDGRMVEMEIVPDTQLPEASANGDATRCTKNGDHDNFIAVKDFTLEHLPKEIRHKCVADYVLAESKITVKVLVKWISKNRPDTSTWAGLRGKTSLRNASGKFVLDNPHSFQVKDCPIPHCHRKDDLGPNHKIIEADLKIFTNKHVLYDEDELNRTEVDFFYDSKDKVGLVKEYATQLFYTKPSSDKTFFKVTIHDEELLHRLEQIDNDKSAAFWNLPSQVLRKMSAFAIVISHPHGMPKKISIGHVIRVSEENLTDETIANAKEAALLERTWFESHSEEDYLKFMAGLGRLNLPVYKIWYDTPTCKGSSGSPVIFGGRKCKDTWGPYMALHSACDIDSKLNYFKIVRFID; this is encoded by the exons ATGGCCACAGCAAATCCTCCAGGTACTGGCGTACTGTTTGACATTAGTGAAAAGCTGCAGAAATCACAGCCAGGGCCGAAGTGTGATTATGGCAGGCTTCAGCCCGTGGAACACGACTGCTCCTATTGCGGCAGGAGCGCCTTTGGCATGAAATTCTGCACCAACTGCTTGGTGGCCAAGTACTGTGATACAGAGTGCCAGGTGGGCCACTGGCCAGAACACAAGCATCATTGCCACAAGGAGACCAACATAAATCAGCTGTACAAAG ATGGTCGTATGGTGGAGATGGAGATAGTCCCAGACACCCAGCTACCGGAAGCGTCTGCCAATGGGGATGCTACTCGATGTACCAAGAATGGTGACCACGACAACTTCATTGCGGTGAAAGACTTCACCCTGGAGCACCTCCCAAAGGAGATCAGGCACAAGTGTGTGGCTGATTACGTACTGGCTGAATCCAAGATAACT GTCAAGGTCTTAGTCAAATGGATTAGCAAGAATCGTCCGGACACAAGTACCTGGGCCGGACTAAGGGGAAAGACAAGTTTAAGGAACGCTTCTGGGAAGTTTGTGCTGGACAATCCTCACTCTTTCCAGGTCAAGGACTGCCCCATACCCCACTGTCACCGCAAAGATGACCTTGGCCCCAATCACAAAATCATCGAAGCAGACTTGAAAATCTTCACCAACAAGCATGTCCTGTACGACGAGGATGAACTTAATCGCACTGAGGTCGACTTCTTCTATGACAGCAAGGACAAAGTTGGGCTGGTCAAAGAATATGCCACACAGCTGTTTTACACTAAACCGTCTTCagataaaacatttttcaaggTGACCATACATGATGAAGAACTGCTGCACAGACTAGAGCAGATTGACAATGATAAGAGCGCAGCTTTCTGGAACTTGCCATCCCAGGTTCTTAGAAAAATGTCTGCTTTCGCTATCGTGATTTCCCATCCTCATGGCATGCCCAAGAAAATAAGCATTGGCCATGTTATTCGTGTCAGCGAAGAAAATCTCACAGATGAAACAATAGCCAACGCGAAAGAGGCTGCACTCCTGGAACGGACATGGTTTGAATCCCACAGTGAGGAGGACTATCTTAAGTTTATGGCTGGCCTCGGGCGCCTTAATCTGCCAGTTTATAAAATCTGGTATGACACCCCGACTTGCAAGGGAAGCTCAGGGTCCCCTGTTATCTTTGGTGGAAGAAAATGTAAAGACACATGGGGGCCATACATGGCCTTACATTCTGCCTGCGACATTGACTCCAAGTTAAATTATTTCAAGATAGTCAGATTTATTGATTGA
- the LOC106073839 gene encoding uncharacterized protein LOC106073839 encodes MAAASTNHSGSGVLFNMSEQRQTPQPGLKCESKRFLPMEHDCSYCGKSSFSMKFCTNCWVAKYCDRECQKSHWPEHRHHCHKETDIRQLYKGGRMVEMEMVPDTEFLEASVNEDFLFLDLDKCPKNGYNDHANFIAVKEFTLQHLPKEIRHKCVADYILAESKTTVRVLVKWTSKNRPDTDACARCRGTRNTRTASGKFVLDNPDSFQVKDCPIPHCHRIKNLGPNHKIIEADLKIFTNKHVLYDEDELNRTEVDFFYDSKDKVGLVKEYATQLFYTKPSSDKTFFKVTIHDEELLHRLEQIDNDKSAAFWNLPSQVLRKMSAFAIVISHPHGMPKKISIGHVVRVTEENLTDETIANAKEAALLERTWFESHSEEDYLKFMAGLGRLNLPVYKIWYDTPTCQGSSGSPVIFGGRKCKDTWGPYMAFHSAYDIDSKLNYFKIVRFID; translated from the exons ATGGCTGCAGCATCAACAAATCATTCTGGCTCTGGTGTACTCTTCAATATGAGTGAACAACGGCAGACACCTCAGCCTGGACTGAAGTGTGAATCTAAAAGGTTTCTGCCGATGGAACACGACTGCTCTTACTGTGGGAAGAGCTCCTTCAGCATGAAGTTCTGCACCAACTGCTGGGTGGCCAAGTACTGCGACAGAGAGTGCCAGAAGAGCCACTGGCCAGAACACAGGCATCATTGCCACAAGGAGACCGACATACGTCAGCTATACAAAG GTGGTCGCATGGTGGAGATGGAGATGGTGCCAGACACTGAGTTTCTAGAAGCATCGGTCAACGAGGACTTTTTGTTCTTAGACCTGGACAAATGTCCCAAGAACGGCTACAACGACCACGCCAACTTTATTGCCGTGAAAGAGTTTACTTTGCAGCATCTTCCGAAAGAGATCAGGCACAAGTGTGTGGCGGACTACATACTGGCTGAATCTAAGACAACT GTCCGGGTGCTGGTCAAATGGACTAGTAAGAATCGTCCAGACACAGATGCTTGTGCCAGGTGTCGGGGCACCAGAAATACAAGGACAGCATCAGGGAAGTTTGTGCTGGACAATCCTGACTCTTTCCAGGTCAAGGACTGCCCCATACCGCACTGTCACCGCATAAAAAACCTTGGCCCCAATCACAAAATCATCGAAGCAGACTTGAAAATCTTCACCAACAAGCATGTCCTGTACGACGAGGATGAACTTAATCGCACTGAGGTCGACTTCTTCTATGACAGCAAGGACAAAGTTGGGCTGGTCAAAGAATATGCCACACAGCTGTTTTACACTAAACCGTCTTCggataaaacatttttcaaggTGACCATACATGATGAAGAACTGCTGCACAGACTAGAGCAGATTGACAATGATAAAAGCGCAGCTTTCTGGAACTTGCCATCCCAGGTTCTTAGAAAAATGTCTGCTTTCGCAATCGTGATTTCCCACCCTCATGGCATGCCCAAGAAAATCAGCATTGGCCACGTTGTTCGAGTCACCGAAGAGAATCTTACAGATGAAACAATAGCCAACGCAAAAGAGGCTGCACTTCTGGAACGGACATGGTTTGAATCCCACAGTGAGGAGGACTATCTTAAGTTTATGGCTGGCCTCGGGCGCCTTAATCTGCCAGTTTATAAAATCTGGTATGACACCCCGACTTGCCAGGGAAGCTCAGGGTCCCCTGTTATCTTTGGTGGAAGAAAATGTAAAGACACATGGGGGCCATACATGGCCTTTCATTCTGCCTACGACATTGACTCCAAGTTAAATTATTTCAAGATAGTCAGATTTATTGATTGA